A single genomic interval of Physeter macrocephalus isolate SW-GA chromosome 5, ASM283717v5, whole genome shotgun sequence harbors:
- the LOC102995132 gene encoding zinc finger and SCAN domain-containing protein 2: MTELASSGDRSPAGDGEEGLGDDRGLVIHHPAEEQPLRCPLCGQTFSQQPSLVRHQKAHAGVGRAAAFVCPECGKAFSVKHNLEVHQRTHTGERPFPCPECGRCFSLKQNLLTHQRIHSGEKPHQCAQCGRCFREPRFLLNHQRTHARMPAPHPRRPGVFGERRPYFCARCGKSFAREGSLKTHQRSHGHGPEGQAAHLGRVL, encoded by the coding sequence ATGACCGAACTGGCGTCCTCCGGGGACAGGTCCCCTGCGGGGGACGGGGAGGAGGGCCTGGGGGACGATCGAGGCCTGGTCATCCACCACCCCGCGGAGGAGCAGCCGCTCCGCTGCCCCCTGTGCGGCCAGACCTTCTCGCAGCAGCCCAGCCTGGTGCGGCACCAGAAGGCGCATGCCGGGGTGGGCCGCGCGGCTGCCTTCGTGTGCCCCGAGTGCGGCAAGGCCTTCAGCGTCAAGCACAACCTCGAGGTGCATCAGCGCACCCACACGGGCGAGCGGCCCTTCCCCTGCCCCGAGTGCGGGCGCTGCTTCAGCCTCAAGCAGAACCTGCTCACGCACCAGCGTATCCACAGCGGCGAGAAGCCGCACCAATGCGCGCAGTGCGGCCGCTGCTTCCGCGAGCCGCGCTTCCTGCTCAACCACCAGCGCACCCACGCGCGCATGCCCGCGCCGCACCCGCGCCGCCCCGGCGTCTTCGGGGAGCGGAGGCCCTACTTCTGCGCCCGCTGCGGCAAGAGCTTCGCGCGCGAAGGCTCGCTCAAGACCCACCAGCGCAGCCACGGCCACGGGCCCGAGGGCCAGGCGGCCCATTTAGGCCGCGTGCTCTGA